The following nucleotide sequence is from Zea mays cultivar B73 chromosome 1, Zm-B73-REFERENCE-NAM-5.0, whole genome shotgun sequence.
TATGGTCAATATGGACATACCACTTACATTTGTTTACTATGaagtatgaacttgtgatcttgatCACTAAATTGCTACTGATTACTGACTACTAATCGTCGCCAGACTCGCCGTGACGGCATGCCTGCTCTGGCATACAAGCATACAACTCTTACGGCTGGTTTGGTGAGCATACAAGCATACAACTCTTACGGCTGGTTTGGTGGACAGGGAAATGAAGAGGATCCATGGCCCATGGAGAGGAATATCCTTACTATTCAAATTTGAATAGCACCCCCACGCAGACATTATCCGTCCCACTACCCCTGTATCCTGCGGTATCTTAAAGGCAACTTATTATATTGGCACAAGTTAATCGTATCTTAGCATGTGTGCCATATCAATTAAACTATGTCTGACATAACTACTACACGGGGGTGGGTCAATGGGCTGCAATCCAGTTCTTCAGATTTACCCGGCAATTTCTACAGATACAAAGAACTCAACAGAAGTTACAAAACCGCTTGCATCCAACACAATAAACTGCTGTCATTCATATGCCCACGTATAGATGGTAATAGGTTCGTTCAACCAACTGTTCAATCTAAAGAATGATCTTACAGGCTTTGATTTATTTCCATTGCACCTCAAACTCTCAGCCAATTATCAATAGGTGCTTTGAGCCAGGCGGTCAAGTGCGAAATGGTAGGCCTGAATTCACTATCTTGGTTGGCTTGAGAGATTGGAATGATGTGTTTTTAACAGCGCCATTGCAAGTGTTATGGCAGTGCTGTGCAGGCAATCACAAAGGAGAGCATTCTACGGGGACAACAGGCTGAGAGCCTTTCAGCTTCTGCATGCTTATAGAGGGGAGGCCAAGTTGGGATTTCTTTTCCCTGTACCCAATtttcttagggctagtttgggataaGGGAATTGGATGATGGGATTGATGGCTAGTTTGGAAGCCAGAAAACCGGAGGGGATTGGATGGGGCTAAAATCCCCGGAGTATATACTATATAGTACTTGAATTTCACAACCCATTAATATGGAAAAGTTTGTCGGACACACAAAAGACAAACAAATTGTTTGGAAGATCAATGTTTGATGAAACTGACAAAAAGAAATTACTTACCAAAACGCAAAAACAATTAGAAATACACCTGATAAACAGTAACGGTTGCTAAATTGAGAAACTAAATCAACCTTAATGCACCAACCCATTACCAACTATTAGGTGACAAGTCTTTAATAAGAAAAAAAAATGGAAGACATCCAGAGTTCAAAGTATTTACCATGATGAGGAGAGGAGGGTCCAGCGATCTCCATCCCAGGACCTCAATAACATAAAAGCAAAACCATTCAATTGATACTACATGAAGATAAGTAGGCAAAAGAATTAGAAGATTTGTTGCAACTAATTTAGTAAAGCAAACGAATTCACAAAGAACTACTCTACTTCAATTATGCAAACAGAACGTAGACACTGTGGTACATGTGTTTGTATTTGATTACTTTACATGCATTTACTTTCCGTCCATCCACCACTGATCTACAAGTGTGTGCGCATTAAATAGTTACAAATCTGGGAGGAATAGATAAGAAACTACAGGTGCCTAAATTTGGCAATGGCCATTCAGAAAATTTAATAATAGATTCAATATTGTACATATGCTAATGGGACCGAACGATCAGGACATATGAATGGTATAAAATTCAATATAGATGCCATCTCTCAACCTAATACAACAGAAAAAACAATATGTTGATGGGTTCAAACACATTAAGTTACCCAGATATTAACCAGGGTACCTTCAAATGTTGGCGCTTAAGCATATAAAGTGTACACACAGCAGAGGCCCTGGCAGAATCCTGAATGGAAGAAAAAATTAGAATAGAATCTTATAAATCGAAGCAGTACACAAGTAGATGTAAGAAACAATTTAACAGTACGCAAGGCCTGTGTTAGCATGAAATAGCAGTACGAAATTATGGTGCATTGCACCCCCCAGATATGTTAGTGCTTGAGGACAAGCATACCAAGCATGCAATCTTAAACATCAGCAAAGTACATGCTGGCACACAAATAAAAATTTGGTGTTCATATGTGTGCCAAGCACATGCAAAGATTTGCTTACACCAGTTAAACAACAGTGTTACACATATAACCTTGTTTGTCAGAGATCCACATGTCATCACAATTAAGGGAAATGAAGAAGACTTTCATGTATATCTTGTAAATCCATAGGAAAGATTGTATACAGGGAATGGAATGTCAACTGGCTAGTTGTCTTACAAGCAACAGAACATATCCAAATGATAAGTGCATGCAACAAGGTCTGCAGATAGCCATCTCTTCGATAGTTCCGTGCTTCATCCATGTATTTGTTCTCAGAGCTCCCAGGACACAAGACAGAAACGTCGATGATTAGACAAGAGAAACCCAAATTGTATTTTACAGTGTAGATGCTAAGTTCAATATCAAGAGGAATCAGCATCTTATGTCACTTGCCAGTGATAAATGGATGGCTAAGTGCTTGTGATACGGTTATCCTCTTTTCTGGATCTAATATAAACATTTTATCAAGAAGATCTTTAAAACTGGATAGCATTTTTGGATCCTCGCCAGGAGAGTTCAAAATCAAAAAACCGACATCCTTTGGTTTAATGTTCAAAATTAACCTTCTCACAGCCTGCAGACAGAAGTATAGTAAATAAGGAATTCAAATAACCCAAACAAAACATAGTAAAGAGGGTATGGTTCCACAGACACACCGTTTTTGTCACAGGATCCTCCTCGGTAGCATGAAAATTGAGATCTTGATCAAAGTGTTGCATAGTAAAGGCACCCTATGAAATGGAAAGTTAGACACGTTCATTTAGAGCATTTTTATTTGTTCAATCAATTAGAGAAGTATTTGCAAGTTCACTTAAGAGTTGAACAGATATGTGGAATTATTTAAAAAGGACAAAAGGTCATGAGTATGCAATCATGCAGGTCCTACTACCACATAATAAAGAGTTATTCATTTGTTATGTTAACAATCATGCAAGCATGTAAGACTAACCTTTCGAAGCATCTTCTTAGGGAATGGACCCTTCAATTCCATATGAAGCCGAAGCATGGCATTGTTTGATGGACCAGGAAATAAGACTTTACCGGTATAAAGCTCATATAGACAGCAGCCAACTGACCACATGTCTAAAGGATGATCATAGGCTAACCCAAGAACTGcaagaaaacatgttagttgtcacatatatatatatatatatatatatatatatatatatatatatatatatatatatatatatatatatatatatatatatatatatatatatatatatatatatatatatatatatatatacagacAACATATGAGTACTAAGTAAGAAAGAAAATCTAAAAACATTGCAGGATGAAAGAACTCACTGATCTCAGGTGCCCGATAGAAACGGCTAACAAGATAAGGCGTAACTTCATTCATACCAGCAAGCATAGCATTCCCAAAATCACATAGCTTGAGCACATTCTTAGCCTCATTCACCTAGGGTACAAGCAATGGACACAGTAATAAACGGTGTTAATTTAAaaaaaaaaaactcgacctgcgggggtaagacagcccccgaGCTTATATTAAGAAGACCTTCTGACGCAGGTCAAGGAAACCCTCGAACCCCTCTCCCACCATACACAGCGGCACTGTAGCCCATATGAGAATGACCGCGACCATTGCCGGGCCTTAGGCCCGTGCTTTGGCTGGGACAGACAAGGGAATTTTTAACCCCGACCTGAAATCCGCTCCCACGACGAGTCAAACTTAGGAtatgaggagtgctactcagaccacctaaccaactcaactAGATGCTCTTTCGCAAATGGTGTTAAATTGGTAATGTGTATTGCGTGCATGAAAGAATGAAATGATAGCATATCCAAAAAAATAGTTTTTATGCATCAATATGCATTTCCTATTAATATTTTAAGTAATAAAACTGTCAATGATACTATAATTAAAAATGATGATAAGCAAGATGGCATACCAGCATATTGTCAGGTTTAATATCACAGTGCAAAACTTTGCAGTTCTTCAGGTGCTTCAGGGCGATGAAAAGCTGCTTTGAATATGCCCTCACCGCAGTCAGTTTAAGCCCAATATTACGACCAAATTTCTTTAAAACCTCACGAAGATTCATATTGAGAGATTCAAAAACTAAGCAAAGATGGTTCCGGTACATGAAACTAGAAATAAACCGCACGCAGTGGCGTTTGTCCTCACGGTCCACACTTGCAAGTTTTTCCAGTATTGAAACCTCTTGCTTACCAGCCTTGTACCTGTATAATCGAATATTGAATTACAGTCCTATTTAATTTTCCATACTAAAAATTGCAGATCTCTAGGAAGATTATATTACATTGTCTCCTTGTTGCGAATAATTTTGATAGCAACTTCTTCAGGATCATCTTTACTCGCTTTAAGATCTTTTGCCCGCACGACTTTTGAGAACACACCCTTCCCATGTGCTGCTATGATTTCGTAATGGCCATCCAGCAATTCTCCGAACCGGTAAGCTGCAGAGTAGGAAAACAAGAAAATGATTGAATGCACGTGTCAGGACCTGTCAGGGCCCAAGGGGGCTGCGGCAAGGAGCGCAGGTCAAAGGataagaagattagttgagattatctaggaaggttatcagttagtagtttgttgagagttttaaggagacaaggatctctagctagataggggcggctagccggcctatttatgtaatcaatggatgaaaAATAAAGTagacaagaattagaagggataaaccctcctcttgctcggctgtgggcagaggcccccgggCCAGCGTTCCTGCCCATCGACCCCCCTCCCAATCCCCTCTACAGATCTACTGTTCATTGGCTCATTGGTGGGTACTATTCACGTGTGAACAGCACCTCACCCCGCCTCCGCCAGCAactccaatccctcaccgatctagcaaCCATAACAGCACGACACAAGAGAAAACAATAAACTAGCAAAGAAAAATGGACATAGGATAGCAGAACTTACTGTAGTACCCATCTGCATCATCCCAGTTGTCATGAAGAGCATTTCTCTCAACATGCAAACCATCACCCTTGCCCTGTACACAATGATTTTGTGACAATAAATAAAACAAAGGATTTTTTAGTAATATTGGAGAATAAACAGGGTTCGAGACTTCGAGTCATGGAGAGACTCTTGCAAATGCTGGGAAAGGTTGTGTACTATGGACCCAAATGGGTTCAACTCTTCCCCTGACCCTGCGCAAGTAGGAATACATGCACCAGGATGCCCTTTTTATTGAAGAATAAACAGGCATAAATATTCCATCTTCAAAAATTAACCAGTTTACTTTAACATGCAAATAATACATGTTCAGAAAGATTAGTGTGTGCATCTGCATCAAACAGTGTCTCTTCTTGTGACGTATTGATCAGAATAGTATGGCATAAGTAGCAGAAGAATGGATAGAAATCATACCGATTTTCTAACTCCCGCAGGTGATTCTCCGAAAATGTCATCACAAAACATGTCTGCTGATCTCTCACTCTGGAATATGAAGGAGGCTAGTAAGTTTTCGGGATGATATGAATTAATATGTTTATTGAATTCGATAACAGGAAACAATTACCTTGGGAGAACCCTCTCCAAGACCTGAAACATCTATTGTCCTCTCATCAGTGAATGCTCCCGTGCTAGTTGAAGTATCATTTTGAGCAGGAGACTTTCCCACAGAAAAGTCGGTTTTGCCATCAAATACCTCTGAAGAATCATGCTTATTTTCAGCTTTGTCATTGCCCGTGGAACTGCTACCGTTATCATCTTTCTGATGCATAGTTACATTTCCATCCATAGCTCTTACTTCTGCACAGACAACAATATATCTTCCAATAACAATTAAATTGATATGGACATGGCAAAGTGAAGGTGTTAGTCATGCATTATGTGAACCCAACATTATATAATCAAGTTACCTTCATCATTGCTGCTTGGTTTAGCTTCCATATCCTGCTTCTGTGATTGCTGCTGCCTGTACTTCGCCATGATAGCTTCTTTCCTCCTCCTTGCTTCCTCTTTGATTTTTTCAGGGTCCTCTTCCTCCTGCATTGCTAACTGCTGTTCTATTTTCTCTTGGTACTTCTCTTCATCTTCCTCCCTAATACCAAGATAAGAGCAGTAAATATAAATATGCAAAAAACAAAACAAGAAATAGAAAGCAGGCTAATGAATTAATTGTCAGTTAGTCATGAGAAAACTGCCTTACTTGAGATAATTTTCCTTCATTTCTTCAAACTTTCGGTTTTTACGGTCAACATCTCTACCTTTCTCCCCAGATCTTGTTCTCTCTTTGTAGCCATCAGACACACTATATTTCGAGCGTGTTGAATCCCTGTACCTATCACTATCGCTAACTTTGTCCCGTCCTTCCTTAGCTCTATGAGTTTCGCTTCCCTTGACCCTGTGCCATTCCCTGTCCCCAgcatctctccctctctccctttcATATGCACTGTTAACCCTGTCAGATTCTCTATGTTTACTTGTATCCCTCTTGCTGCCATGATCCCTATGCATTGAACTACCAATCCGTCTTTCACTCTCCCGGCTTTGATCACGAAGACGTGTACTTTCCCTTAGATCCGATCTACTATGACTCCTGCTTCTTTCTCTGTGCTTCCAAGTAGCTTCTAGCGAATCAATTTTGTCTCTATATGTCCTATCGTCTCTGTACCTTTCCTGGCTGCCATGTCTGTCATTATGCCTATCACCATGTCTATCATGAATACCATGGCTGCTGCTCCTTTCTCTTTCATTCTCCTGGGTCCCAGTCGTATGTCTGCCAGACTTCCCATTCTGATCATTGCTCTCACGATCAGAACCATTAGTATCATCACCTCTTTCTCCAGATCTCAAGTGATCTCTTGAATGAGCTTCACTCTGATGCCTTGAGTATGGAGATGCTCTAGAGCGATTTTTGGGATAATGATCTTTTGAAGATGAAGAGTGATGCCCATCTTTGTGCCTCCTTTCCTTCTCCCTTCTGGGCTTTGGAGATTTTGAACAACTTTGACTTTGCCTCCGTCCATGCCCTTTGTTATCCTCAGCATCACTTGATAGGATACCTCCGCTTTCAGACTCAGGGGCACCGTGAAGTGACCTCCTTCTATCTTTTGAGGATGGAAGGGTAGGCGGAGCAGGAGCTTGCATCTTGGTTGCATCTGTGTTAATATCAGCACCATTACCAAAGTGCTCCTGCGTTTGCAACATATCAAACAGTAAGTAGATTAGCCAACTTGGCATGGAGAAACAGAAAAAGGATATCCAAGTAATGCTAACTACGTTGCAGAAATTGAGTAAGACCGGCACCTCTAATTTCCTGATTAGACTGTTGTACCTGAACAACAATGATGTCATTCAATTTGCTATCTTAGCTGGAAAACCTCACCAGGACAAGACTGCGAAAAGACAAGAATCTTGCTACAGACGAATTAGTTGCTTCCAGTCAGTGGTGTGTGTTTTTCAGATGGCTGTGGTACCCTCGAGAGCAACTGACATGACATAGTCTAAATACATGAGCAAGCCGAGAGACTATGCGTCTATACTGTAGTAACGAGGAGCGCTTCCAGGGCTAGTTAAAGTCAAACCGAAGGGAGCAGGCGGAGAGAGATGTACCGGAGCAAGGGAAGACTGTGGGGCGGCGGACTCGGCATTGACCTCCATAGCAGAGACGGAGGAAGCATCGTCGAGTATCTCCCCCTCCTCTACCTCTTCGTCGGCCGCCTCGGGTATCGGGGAATCGGCGTGACGGTGtcgacggtggtggtggtggtggtggtggcggtggtggcgcTTGCGGCGCTTCGGGGATGCGTCGGGCTGGGCGTCGTCGGGCAAGCGAGAGTATTTGGCAGGGGACAGGGGGGAGGGCTCTCCGCCGGCGGCCATGGCGATTGCGACAGAGGCAGGTAGGGTTAGGGTTAGaggctccccctctcctccctgcgAGCGAGATTGCGATGCCGATGCGAATTTTGTTGCGCCTGCGGACCGAGCCGATGATGGCAGCACAAACGAGATTGGTTTTAGTTTAGTTGATTGATGTCAAAGGTTTAAATTACGAATATTATATATAGACTTTATTATATTTAATAAATTTGTTTTGTTTTTTATACTAGTATAATAGTATgtctaattagttttataattaaactATATTCTTATATCTATCATCTCTCTACCTCTACTTAATACTTATAGCTATCATCTTTCTACCTTTACTCTCTATCTCTACTATTACTATTACTAACGGCAACGATAGCACCTATTAGGTGCAAGCGTGCAACAGATCTTTTGGTCCATTTGATCTAGATCCAACTGTATATCCTATTTAACATTTAAACTCTTTCACCACCACTTTAGTGGTAGCTTTATAAAATCTTTATTATTTCTTTTTTCTATAAATTCTTTATAGTATACTTAAATATAGAGTATAAATCATAAAAACATGTGTTCTAGTGGCTATGTGGATGTGAACGTGGGATTATAGCCAACAATTTTGCATATTTTTTCTTATTTTTACCATTTAAACCTCACATCCATATGAAAAGTTGTAAACGAGTCTGAGCATTTATCCATATTGTCGGTACATGGCTACGATGGTTTTCTATATATCATGTGTGATTATATTTTAAATTTTATAATTATTAGTTCATAGACTAACGATACTGATCTCTCTTAATTTTAATGCAATTATATAAGTGTTGTTGTAGTAGAGGATGTTGGTTCGATCACTGCTCTCACTTAATATTTTTGTTGCATGCCTTAAATTTTAATGTAGACGCAAACTCGCGCGGGGAGGCCTGGGATGCTCGCGCGGGAGCACATTGACGCACGAAGAAATCGATGAAACTCATGTATTATATAATAGTAAAGATAAATTTTCTGTTAAAGGAGCGGCGGTCGCAGAACCGGCGGCTAGCTAGGGCGGTTACGCCGGGCGCGATACGGGGAGAGGGCATGCGCAGTTGGATGGCGTGGGGCGATAGAACAGACGGTGCATATGTGTAGATGGCAGAAAGGCGGGTTCATTCCAAAATATATAAGGGTccttttttgcaaaaaaaaataaCGCAGGACGATTTTTTAAACGGGtgttttaatatagtagagaagaGATAGAAATAGAGATAATGCACCGGTTTTTAAAATCGACGATCATGTGTTTCGGGCAGAGGTACCCAAGTCTCAACATCGCGCCGCTCGTAGTCTAGAAAGCAGAGCAGGCTCGGCTGAGCCTGAGCGTTTGCATGGGGGCTGTTAGAAGTGGAAGCATCGAGCAGAGCAGAGCGAGCACGACTGGAGGCTCCACATAATAGGGTCAGTCGCTACTACGAGTATAAGTGGACTATAGATCATTCTTCTCATCAGTTATGTACTAAGTTGTTAGTTATGGCTGAGCATATGGTTTCTAATTATTATAATCATGATTGTGTCTCATAAATAGATTGTGTAGAGATTTATTGTGTTAGTAAAATGTTTCGAACAAAAGAAGCAGCATTAGCGTAAATTGAAATTGAAAGTGAAGAAGAGGCACAAAATATTACAATTATTTTTAATGTGGTTCTCTTTAAAATTATGGAGCAAAAAACACTATTGCTGATGTCGACATGATGTGTTTAAAGGAGAAACCATATCATAACATGTATCCTATCTTTAACATCTATGATAATGTATTTTTTGTCctacatatttttattatatgtTAATGTTGGAAGTTTATGATCACTTCGGTCTGGATCTTGGTCAATTTCTGGGTCTGCCACTGGTTTTGGGCGACGCACCGGCCGCCCGCTTCAACTCTGCGCTAGCTACAGGTCCACGCGTGTGGgatctgtcggtgttttgggtccgaccgcgcacccggggttgcccctcaaggtgcttttggagtaggacggtgttaccgactgtagctcgatggttcgtgctagatgcacgagaaacaatggacagttgtgtacaggttcgggctgctttgagatgtgtaacaccctacgtcctggcgtgagtactttatgtggtgggttacaaggaggttccCTAGTGTTGGAGACGTAGAGAGccggggtggatggctaagtaatgaggtagatcgtcttgaaggggtgccccctaggccttatatactcgatcgtagggcattacatgtggatatgataacaacgggtgcataagtaatagtgaactgactgagtctatcttcctataattcagccgacccatcctcgctcagttccgatgtacggggcCCCTGCACGGGAAGGTTGGGTCACTGTTGCGATCACTGCTCAAATCCATCGGGCCGTCTGGGCCTGCGTCGATCTGGTCTTGTGTCAATCCGCTTTATTGGACGTTCcttccaggcccacgaaggggtgACCTCGCggattattgggcccacgggccccTCGCGAGGTATCttgtccttctggtggacccggggatatccgtcccccacaagccccgatctttgggttgattttgaaataaccggtctaaagatcctaggtccagcttacaGTCTTTGATTTTAACAAGAAATGCCTTGGAAATAAGCCTGTCGGGTCActacttctgaactctgagtgatcCGGTAAAAACGATCTTTTACTGTCTTCTTCCGCTATTATTCCTCGGAATTTGGTGTTCTGTCTTAGGttcatgcttcagaggtcagcattttgcactGTAGAACTTTGAagtatgggtgtagcccccgagctttgagtggatttttgaaaataatccgctcAAAGGTCTTCGCTGTCACATTGGAATCCACAtaatgctttagagatcaacattatatcatcaacattatgctttagaggtcagcattcgtTTTTGTCTTCAAAATCGAGCACGAGATCTGTCTATATCTTGCTAGGTCCTGCAATTTATTtggtctgcgactgattggacgttcgatagatggcctttggctattcttcatatcacttcgtgcttcaatgcttctgtcgattagacttgtacctcactagctatatttggctttcctttgatccttgttGATATCTTCTTCtgccttgaggtattcattgtgtatactgtattgatgtgactgcttgggaaaatctattgaaaattcctggtcgtcccccccaatgggtgtaggcaagggacggcttggtgcactgagcgtttagcaaactgcttccaagtagtaacttgacgtgaccgcgggtgtaatcatatcgcccaagcagtTTACTGGATTCCCAATGGGTGTCATGTTACGtggaacggcgtcagccgcctgacgtgtctctagacggtttgaattgcatattgaatttttgtgactgttcggtggccgtggtaggaggtgagcggttgccttctccttctataaatagtgttcttgcttctccgGCGTCTTCACATCTCTTACTGTTGCTTGTTGCTTATTCTCTTCACTttccttctactccaccatgggcaagagcaagaagggcggtagttcttcgcatcactccggtgataagcggaagcgtgagccgactcctccctcggaggacttcggcgactcggagtactcggaggaggagttctcctccgagtccgagggctcaccggtccatgcctctcccccggcgtcgtctgatgactcagacgactcctaggggatcgccgcagaggtgtggacctacatccgggccgtcgagcgcgccgggctcgagggctcggatgagtcagagtactcctcggacgaggagaacttcttggactcgtccgaggagggcggcaGTGGCGATGGCGGTGATGGCGATGACGACAGAGGCGATGGTGACGGCGGCGGTGACGGCGGTGAAGGCGACGGCAagggcggtgacggcggcggcaagggtggcaacggcgacggcggcgatggcagcaagggcagcagtagggacagcaacaaggccagtggctagacgccactgattttag
It contains:
- the LOC100502407 gene encoding serine/threonine-protein kinase prpf4B, with the translated sequence MAAGGEPSPLSPAKYSRLPDDAQPDASPKRRKRHHRHHHHHHHRRHRHADSPIPEAADEEVEEGEILDDASSVSAMEVNAESAAPQSSLAPEHFGNGADINTDATKMQAPAPPTLPSSKDRRRSLHGAPESESGGILSSDAEDNKGHGRRQSQSCSKSPKPRREKERRHKDGHHSSSSKDHYPKNRSRASPYSRHQSEAHSRDHLRSGERGDDTNGSDRESNDQNGKSGRHTTGTQENERERSSSHGIHDRHGDRHNDRHGSQERYRDDRTYRDKIDSLEATWKHRERSRSHSRSDLRESTRLRDQSRESERRIGSSMHRDHGSKRDTSKHRESDRVNSAYERERGRDAGDREWHRVKGSETHRAKEGRDKVSDSDRYRDSTRSKYSVSDGYKERTRSGEKGRDVDRKNRKFEEMKENYLKEEDEEKYQEKIEQQLAMQEEEDPEKIKEEARRRKEAIMAKYRQQQSQKQDMEAKPSSNDEEVRAMDGNVTMHQKDDNGSSSTGNDKAENKHDSSEVFDGKTDFSVGKSPAQNDTSTSTGAFTDERTIDVSGLGEGSPKSERSADMFCDDIFGESPAGVRKSGKGDGLHVERNALHDNWDDADGYYTYRFGELLDGHYEIIAAHGKGVFSKVVRAKDLKASKDDPEEVAIKIIRNKETMYKAGKQEVSILEKLASVDREDKRHCVRFISSFMYRNHLCLVFESLNMNLREVLKKFGRNIGLKLTAVRAYSKQLFIALKHLKNCKVLHCDIKPDNMLVNEAKNVLKLCDFGNAMLAGMNEVTPYLVSRFYRAPEIILGLAYDHPLDMWSVGCCLYELYTGKVLFPGPSNNAMLRLHMELKGPFPKKMLRKGAFTMQHFDQDLNFHATEEDPVTKTAVRRLILNIKPKDVGFLILNSPGEDPKMLSSFKDLLDKMFILDPEKRITVSQALSHPFITGK